One genomic segment of Sander lucioperca isolate FBNREF2018 chromosome 10, SLUC_FBN_1.2, whole genome shotgun sequence includes these proteins:
- the tmem67 gene encoding meckelin isoform X3 has protein sequence MATGTLPSVVNRYKVHLTLFLLIYIGPLNCQQFVIPFKAPSDCSAEEFFDISSLSCVRCGSNQRRSTTGLSCICKTGYQTLTTDKASITCQQCPTDKPSVTTGGFGCIRCPGSLSDEGKCQCPPGNVLVERDVKGNLLEEASCVMCNGNSPDLSVPNHSGDRCERCQASFINTSCLCNPPNVLAEGLCFPPGSLSTNVNPSVNYAELKFSVQSAWFIKNLYSSSAACLVFSNLTACQALGNMCVMNMHSFSGVSTDACGLFNTIFRSRAALSSTQDISYWRVNLPWLYYGDEPGLASRVLQTDPVPIRFSFRGRNKNTDIKLLAAVYNVRGEFLRWEQVGGRNLQLCPETTTRQAAAFSFGTAYQESCDLSVAELLGTHPEPMFYDVFMDLGGGENRKLLPLPTLVYNQQYNGRFINQESMKNWYLSRRMFVVDTLSGREKSTDSLPKVIRVASSVKIRFQLVPRTQEGQVFTPLMTVTYKDVLITDINTQTVTTTFAVEYEMDQNEARIKTDTALGVMGGVAVLYSLLKTVSWKRRIASPLIDVETMLKFFLFYAGDLANVFFAVTVGTGLYWLILYKAQQFVSVLLPLPAQEGQFVTYIGCAFALKAVQFLHKLILQVSIDVFFIDWERPRSKANRTVQVSATGEPKRDPSPVSIWRTYFVANEWNEIQTIRKISPTFQIMAVLFFLEVLGFSNLALRDPWPTLQRSSQAYTPSYSLMLRYGLAATLWLCIGLLQVIFFTVFHEHFVEDKIRQFVDLCSISNISVLLLSHRCFGYYIHGRSVHGHADTNMEEMNNNLNRESESLCGQRGLLPNTEIQTFQVSLTNRLRSQYDRIREQINRRHGPSRLMDACSANQFEQRARGYQTMNHFLGSIIDHAYPDMDYIVKDKLMFERVIGMEFLEPSEKSIFYNDEAHSFSDVLFYGNEATLLIFDTLFFCVVDLGSQSFVLAAVLTCVQQMIFRLIRNTLGRKNLVRKTLVDERFLI, from the exons ATGGCGACGGGGACGCTACCGTCTGTTGTTAATAGATACAAAGTGCATCTAACATTATTTCTGTTAATATACATTGGTCCACTTAATTGCCAGCAGTTTGTCATTCCATTTAAGGCTCCTTCAGATTGTAGTGCGGAAGAATTTTTCGATATCTCGAGTCTCTCGTGTGTGAGGTGCGGTTCAAATCAGCGACGGAGCACAACAG GACTCAGCTGCATTTGCAAAACTGGATACCAAACTCTCACCACTGACAAGGCCTCCATTACTTGTCAGCAATGTCCCACTGACAAACCT TCAGTAACTACAGGTGGGTTTGGATGTATTCGCTGTCCAGGCAGTCTCAGTGATGAGGGGAAGTGCCAGTGCCCCCCAGGCAATGTTCTGG TGGAGAGAGATGTCAAAGGAAACCTTTTGGAGGAGGCCAgctgtgtaatgtgtaatggaAACTCCCCTGATTTGTCTGTACCAAACCACAGTGGAGACAG GTGTGAGAGATGTCAGGCTTCCTTCATTAACACCTCCTGTCTGTGTAATCCTCCTAATGTCCTG GCAGAAGGATTATGTTTCCCTCCAGGCAGCCTCTCCACTAATGTGAATCCCAGTGTCAACTATGCTGAGTTG AAGTTCAGTGTCCAGTCTGCGTGGTTCATCAAAAACCTGTACTCCTCCTCAGCAGCCTGCCTT GTCTTCTCCAACCTGACGGCGTGTCAGGCTCTTGGGAACATGTGTGTGATGAACATGCACTCCTTCAGCGGCGTCTCCACCGATGCCTGCGGTCTCTTTAACACCATCTTCAGATCTAGGGCTGCTTTGAGCTCAACTCAAGACATTTCCTACTG GAGAGTTAATCTGCCATGGCTTTACTATGGGGACGAACCAGGACTGGCCAGTCGAGTGCTTCAGACCGATCCTGTTCCCATTAGGTTCAGTTTCAGAGGAAGAAACAAG AACACTGACATTAAGCTGCTTGCTGCTGTCTATAATGTTAGAGGAGAGTTCCTCAGATGGGAACAAGTAGGAGGACGTAATCTCCAG CTTTGTCCAGAAACAACCACCAGACAGGCAGCAGCCTTCAGCTTTGGAACTGCTTACCAAGAAAGT tgtgatcTTTCAGTAGCAGAGCTGTTGGGTACCCATCCCGAGCCGATGTTCTAtgatgtgtttatggatcttGGTGGAGGAGAGAACAGAAAACTTCTCCCTCTGCCTACACTAGTCTATAACCAGCAATACAATGGACGGTTCATCAACCAAG AGAGCATGAAGAACTGGTACCTGTCTCGGCGTATGTTTGTTGTCGACACGCTGAGTGGAAGAGAGAAGAGCACGGATTCCCTACCCAAAGTCATCCGTGTAGCCAGCAGTGTCAAAATAAG GTTCCAGCTGGTTCCACGAACCCAGGAAGGACAGGTGTTTACCCCTTTAATGACTGTGACCTACAAAGACGTTCTGATCACGGATATCAATACACAAACTGTGACT ACCACGTTTGCTGTAGAGTATGAGATGGATCAGAATGAGGCTCGCATAAAGACAGAT acTGCTCTAGGTGTGATGGGTGGTGTGGCCGTCCTCTACTCTCTGCTGAAGACGGTCAGCTGGAAGAGGAGGATTGCCTCTCCGCTCATAGACGTGGAG ACTATGctgaagtttttcttgttttatgctGGAGATCTGGCCAATGTTTTCTTCGCCGTTACTGTGGGAACTGGACTTTACTGGCTCATCTTGTACAAG GCCCAACAGTTTGTATCAGTGCTGTTACCACTACCTGCTCAGGAGGGGCAGTTTGTGACGTACATTGGTTGTGCCTTTGCTCTCAAG GCTGTCCAGTTTCTCCACAAGCTGATTCTTCAGGTGTCAATTGATGTTTTCTTTATTGACTGGGAGAGGCCACGAAGCAAAGCTAACAGAACAGTGCAAG TTTCAGCTACTGGCGAGCCGAAACGTGACCCCTCTCCGGTCAGCATCTGGAGGACCTACTTTGTGGCTAATGAATGGAACGAGATCCAGACCATCCGCAAGATCAGCCCAACTTTTCAGATCATGGCTGTGCTCTTCTTTCTTGAA GTGCTTGGTTTCTCTAACCTGGCCCTCAGGGACCCCTGGCCAACTTTACAGCGCTCCTCACAGGCATACACCCCCTCATACAGCCTGATGCTGCGCTATGGTCTGGCAGCCACGCTGTGGCTCTGCATTGGACTTCTGCAG GTTATTTTCTTCACTGTATTTCATGAGCACTTTGTGGAGGACAAAATTCGTCAGTTTGTAGATCTCTGCTCCATCAGTAAT ATTTCTGTGCTGCTGTTATCTCACCGTTGTTTTGGCTACTACATTCATGGACGTTCAGTACATGGGCATGCAGACACAAACATGGAGGAAATGAACAACAATCTGAATAGAGAATCT GAGTCCCTGTGTGGTCAGAGAGGACTACTTCCCAACACAGAGATCCAGACCTTTCAGGTGTCTCTCACCAACCGCCTGCGGTCGCAGTATGACAGGATACGGGAGCAGATCAACAGG AGGCACGGGCCATCGCGGCTGATGGACGCGTGCTCGGCTAACCAGTTTGAACAGAGGGCCAGAGGCTACCAGACCATGAACCACTTTCTGGGATCCATTATAGACCAT GcgtatcctgacatggactatATAGTGAAGGACAAGCTGATGTTTGAGAGGGTCATAGGGATGGAGTTCCTTGAACCCAGTGAAAAAAGCATCTTTTACAATG ACGAGGCCCACTCCTTTAGTGATGTGCTGTTTTATGGGAATGAGGCCACACTGCTGATCTTTGATACTTTGTTCTTTTGCGTCGTCGACCTCGGGTCTCAGAGCTTTGTACTTGCAGCGGTGCTTACATGTGTACAGCAAATG ATATTTCGCTTGATCCGCAACACTCTCGGAAGGAAGAACCTTGTCAGAAAGACTCTGGTGGATGAGagatttctgatataa
- the tmem67 gene encoding meckelin isoform X2, with translation MATGTLPSVVNRYKVHLTLFLLIYIGPLNCQQFVIPFKAPSDCSAEEFFDISSLSCVRCGSNQRRSTTGLSCICKTGYQTLTTDKASITCQQCPTDKPSVTTGGFGCIRCPGSLSDEGKCQCPPGNVLVERDVKGNLLEEASCVMCNGNSPDLSVPNHSGDRCERCQASFINTSCLCNPPNVLAEGLCFPPGSLSTNVNPSVNYAELKFSVQSAWFIKNLYSSSAACLVFSNLTACQALGNMCVMNMHSFSGVSTDACGLFNTIFRSRAALSSTQDISYWRVNLPWLYYGDEPGLASRVLQTDPVPIRFSFRGRNKNTDIKLLAAVYNVRGEFLRWEQVGGRNLQLCPETTTRQAAAFSFGTAYQESCDLSVAELLGTHPEPMFYDVFMDLGGGENRKLLPLPTLVYNQQYNGRFINQESMKNWYLSRRMFVVDTLSGREKSTDSLPKVIRVASSVKIRFQLVPRTQEGQVFTPLMTVTYKDVLITDINTQTVTTTFAVEYEMDQNEARIKTDTALGVMGGVAVLYSLLKTVSWKRRIASPLIDVETMLKFFLFYAGDLANVFFAVTVGTGLYWLILYKTLKAQQFVSVLLPLPAQEGQFVTYIGCAFALKAVQFLHKLILQVSIDVFFIDWERPRSKANRTVQATGEPKRDPSPVSIWRTYFVANEWNEIQTIRKISPTFQIMAVLFFLEVLGFSNLALRDPWPTLQRSSQAYTPSYSLMLRYGLAATLWLCIGLLQVIFFTVFHEHFVEDKIRQFVDLCSISNISVLLLSHRCFGYYIHGRSVHGHADTNMEEMNNNLNRESESLCGQRGLLPNTEIQTFQVSLTNRLRSQYDRIREQINRRHGPSRLMDACSANQFEQRARGYQTMNHFLGSIIDHAYPDMDYIVKDKLMFERVIGMEFLEPSEKSIFYNDEAHSFSDVLFYGNEATLLIFDTLFFCVVDLGSQSFVLAAVLTCVQQMIFRLIRNTLGRKNLVRKTLVDERFLI, from the exons ATGGCGACGGGGACGCTACCGTCTGTTGTTAATAGATACAAAGTGCATCTAACATTATTTCTGTTAATATACATTGGTCCACTTAATTGCCAGCAGTTTGTCATTCCATTTAAGGCTCCTTCAGATTGTAGTGCGGAAGAATTTTTCGATATCTCGAGTCTCTCGTGTGTGAGGTGCGGTTCAAATCAGCGACGGAGCACAACAG GACTCAGCTGCATTTGCAAAACTGGATACCAAACTCTCACCACTGACAAGGCCTCCATTACTTGTCAGCAATGTCCCACTGACAAACCT TCAGTAACTACAGGTGGGTTTGGATGTATTCGCTGTCCAGGCAGTCTCAGTGATGAGGGGAAGTGCCAGTGCCCCCCAGGCAATGTTCTGG TGGAGAGAGATGTCAAAGGAAACCTTTTGGAGGAGGCCAgctgtgtaatgtgtaatggaAACTCCCCTGATTTGTCTGTACCAAACCACAGTGGAGACAG GTGTGAGAGATGTCAGGCTTCCTTCATTAACACCTCCTGTCTGTGTAATCCTCCTAATGTCCTG GCAGAAGGATTATGTTTCCCTCCAGGCAGCCTCTCCACTAATGTGAATCCCAGTGTCAACTATGCTGAGTTG AAGTTCAGTGTCCAGTCTGCGTGGTTCATCAAAAACCTGTACTCCTCCTCAGCAGCCTGCCTT GTCTTCTCCAACCTGACGGCGTGTCAGGCTCTTGGGAACATGTGTGTGATGAACATGCACTCCTTCAGCGGCGTCTCCACCGATGCCTGCGGTCTCTTTAACACCATCTTCAGATCTAGGGCTGCTTTGAGCTCAACTCAAGACATTTCCTACTG GAGAGTTAATCTGCCATGGCTTTACTATGGGGACGAACCAGGACTGGCCAGTCGAGTGCTTCAGACCGATCCTGTTCCCATTAGGTTCAGTTTCAGAGGAAGAAACAAG AACACTGACATTAAGCTGCTTGCTGCTGTCTATAATGTTAGAGGAGAGTTCCTCAGATGGGAACAAGTAGGAGGACGTAATCTCCAG CTTTGTCCAGAAACAACCACCAGACAGGCAGCAGCCTTCAGCTTTGGAACTGCTTACCAAGAAAGT tgtgatcTTTCAGTAGCAGAGCTGTTGGGTACCCATCCCGAGCCGATGTTCTAtgatgtgtttatggatcttGGTGGAGGAGAGAACAGAAAACTTCTCCCTCTGCCTACACTAGTCTATAACCAGCAATACAATGGACGGTTCATCAACCAAG AGAGCATGAAGAACTGGTACCTGTCTCGGCGTATGTTTGTTGTCGACACGCTGAGTGGAAGAGAGAAGAGCACGGATTCCCTACCCAAAGTCATCCGTGTAGCCAGCAGTGTCAAAATAAG GTTCCAGCTGGTTCCACGAACCCAGGAAGGACAGGTGTTTACCCCTTTAATGACTGTGACCTACAAAGACGTTCTGATCACGGATATCAATACACAAACTGTGACT ACCACGTTTGCTGTAGAGTATGAGATGGATCAGAATGAGGCTCGCATAAAGACAGAT acTGCTCTAGGTGTGATGGGTGGTGTGGCCGTCCTCTACTCTCTGCTGAAGACGGTCAGCTGGAAGAGGAGGATTGCCTCTCCGCTCATAGACGTGGAG ACTATGctgaagtttttcttgttttatgctGGAGATCTGGCCAATGTTTTCTTCGCCGTTACTGTGGGAACTGGACTTTACTGGCTCATCTTGTACAAG ACATTAAAG GCCCAACAGTTTGTATCAGTGCTGTTACCACTACCTGCTCAGGAGGGGCAGTTTGTGACGTACATTGGTTGTGCCTTTGCTCTCAAG GCTGTCCAGTTTCTCCACAAGCTGATTCTTCAGGTGTCAATTGATGTTTTCTTTATTGACTGGGAGAGGCCACGAAGCAAAGCTAACAGAACAGTGCAAG CTACTGGCGAGCCGAAACGTGACCCCTCTCCGGTCAGCATCTGGAGGACCTACTTTGTGGCTAATGAATGGAACGAGATCCAGACCATCCGCAAGATCAGCCCAACTTTTCAGATCATGGCTGTGCTCTTCTTTCTTGAA GTGCTTGGTTTCTCTAACCTGGCCCTCAGGGACCCCTGGCCAACTTTACAGCGCTCCTCACAGGCATACACCCCCTCATACAGCCTGATGCTGCGCTATGGTCTGGCAGCCACGCTGTGGCTCTGCATTGGACTTCTGCAG GTTATTTTCTTCACTGTATTTCATGAGCACTTTGTGGAGGACAAAATTCGTCAGTTTGTAGATCTCTGCTCCATCAGTAAT ATTTCTGTGCTGCTGTTATCTCACCGTTGTTTTGGCTACTACATTCATGGACGTTCAGTACATGGGCATGCAGACACAAACATGGAGGAAATGAACAACAATCTGAATAGAGAATCT GAGTCCCTGTGTGGTCAGAGAGGACTACTTCCCAACACAGAGATCCAGACCTTTCAGGTGTCTCTCACCAACCGCCTGCGGTCGCAGTATGACAGGATACGGGAGCAGATCAACAGG AGGCACGGGCCATCGCGGCTGATGGACGCGTGCTCGGCTAACCAGTTTGAACAGAGGGCCAGAGGCTACCAGACCATGAACCACTTTCTGGGATCCATTATAGACCAT GcgtatcctgacatggactatATAGTGAAGGACAAGCTGATGTTTGAGAGGGTCATAGGGATGGAGTTCCTTGAACCCAGTGAAAAAAGCATCTTTTACAATG ACGAGGCCCACTCCTTTAGTGATGTGCTGTTTTATGGGAATGAGGCCACACTGCTGATCTTTGATACTTTGTTCTTTTGCGTCGTCGACCTCGGGTCTCAGAGCTTTGTACTTGCAGCGGTGCTTACATGTGTACAGCAAATG ATATTTCGCTTGATCCGCAACACTCTCGGAAGGAAGAACCTTGTCAGAAAGACTCTGGTGGATGAGagatttctgatataa
- the tmem67 gene encoding meckelin isoform X4: MATGTLPSVVNRYKVHLTLFLLIYIGPLNCQQFVIPFKAPSDCSAEEFFDISSLSCVRCGSNQRRSTTGLSCICKTGYQTLTTDKASITCQQCPTDKPSVTTGGFGCIRCPGSLSDEGKCQCPPGNVLVERDVKGNLLEEASCVMCNGNSPDLSVPNHSGDRCERCQASFINTSCLCNPPNVLAEGLCFPPGSLSTNVNPSVNYAELKFSVQSAWFIKNLYSSSAACLVFSNLTACQALGNMCVMNMHSFSGVSTDACGLFNTIFRSRAALSSTQDISYWRVNLPWLYYGDEPGLASRVLQTDPVPIRFSFRGRNKNTDIKLLAAVYNVRGEFLRWEQVGGRNLQLCPETTTRQAAAFSFGTAYQESCDLSVAELLGTHPEPMFYDVFMDLGGGENRKLLPLPTLVYNQQYNGRFINQESMKNWYLSRRMFVVDTLSGREKSTDSLPKVIRVASSVKIRFQLVPRTQEGQVFTPLMTVTYKDVLITDINTQTVTTTFAVEYEMDQNEARIKTDTALGVMGGVAVLYSLLKTVSWKRRIASPLIDVETMLKFFLFYAGDLANVFFAVTVGTGLYWLILYKAQQFVSVLLPLPAQEGQFVTYIGCAFALKAVQFLHKLILQVSIDVFFIDWERPRSKANRTVQATGEPKRDPSPVSIWRTYFVANEWNEIQTIRKISPTFQIMAVLFFLEVLGFSNLALRDPWPTLQRSSQAYTPSYSLMLRYGLAATLWLCIGLLQVIFFTVFHEHFVEDKIRQFVDLCSISNISVLLLSHRCFGYYIHGRSVHGHADTNMEEMNNNLNRESESLCGQRGLLPNTEIQTFQVSLTNRLRSQYDRIREQINRRHGPSRLMDACSANQFEQRARGYQTMNHFLGSIIDHAYPDMDYIVKDKLMFERVIGMEFLEPSEKSIFYNDEAHSFSDVLFYGNEATLLIFDTLFFCVVDLGSQSFVLAAVLTCVQQMIFRLIRNTLGRKNLVRKTLVDERFLI; the protein is encoded by the exons ATGGCGACGGGGACGCTACCGTCTGTTGTTAATAGATACAAAGTGCATCTAACATTATTTCTGTTAATATACATTGGTCCACTTAATTGCCAGCAGTTTGTCATTCCATTTAAGGCTCCTTCAGATTGTAGTGCGGAAGAATTTTTCGATATCTCGAGTCTCTCGTGTGTGAGGTGCGGTTCAAATCAGCGACGGAGCACAACAG GACTCAGCTGCATTTGCAAAACTGGATACCAAACTCTCACCACTGACAAGGCCTCCATTACTTGTCAGCAATGTCCCACTGACAAACCT TCAGTAACTACAGGTGGGTTTGGATGTATTCGCTGTCCAGGCAGTCTCAGTGATGAGGGGAAGTGCCAGTGCCCCCCAGGCAATGTTCTGG TGGAGAGAGATGTCAAAGGAAACCTTTTGGAGGAGGCCAgctgtgtaatgtgtaatggaAACTCCCCTGATTTGTCTGTACCAAACCACAGTGGAGACAG GTGTGAGAGATGTCAGGCTTCCTTCATTAACACCTCCTGTCTGTGTAATCCTCCTAATGTCCTG GCAGAAGGATTATGTTTCCCTCCAGGCAGCCTCTCCACTAATGTGAATCCCAGTGTCAACTATGCTGAGTTG AAGTTCAGTGTCCAGTCTGCGTGGTTCATCAAAAACCTGTACTCCTCCTCAGCAGCCTGCCTT GTCTTCTCCAACCTGACGGCGTGTCAGGCTCTTGGGAACATGTGTGTGATGAACATGCACTCCTTCAGCGGCGTCTCCACCGATGCCTGCGGTCTCTTTAACACCATCTTCAGATCTAGGGCTGCTTTGAGCTCAACTCAAGACATTTCCTACTG GAGAGTTAATCTGCCATGGCTTTACTATGGGGACGAACCAGGACTGGCCAGTCGAGTGCTTCAGACCGATCCTGTTCCCATTAGGTTCAGTTTCAGAGGAAGAAACAAG AACACTGACATTAAGCTGCTTGCTGCTGTCTATAATGTTAGAGGAGAGTTCCTCAGATGGGAACAAGTAGGAGGACGTAATCTCCAG CTTTGTCCAGAAACAACCACCAGACAGGCAGCAGCCTTCAGCTTTGGAACTGCTTACCAAGAAAGT tgtgatcTTTCAGTAGCAGAGCTGTTGGGTACCCATCCCGAGCCGATGTTCTAtgatgtgtttatggatcttGGTGGAGGAGAGAACAGAAAACTTCTCCCTCTGCCTACACTAGTCTATAACCAGCAATACAATGGACGGTTCATCAACCAAG AGAGCATGAAGAACTGGTACCTGTCTCGGCGTATGTTTGTTGTCGACACGCTGAGTGGAAGAGAGAAGAGCACGGATTCCCTACCCAAAGTCATCCGTGTAGCCAGCAGTGTCAAAATAAG GTTCCAGCTGGTTCCACGAACCCAGGAAGGACAGGTGTTTACCCCTTTAATGACTGTGACCTACAAAGACGTTCTGATCACGGATATCAATACACAAACTGTGACT ACCACGTTTGCTGTAGAGTATGAGATGGATCAGAATGAGGCTCGCATAAAGACAGAT acTGCTCTAGGTGTGATGGGTGGTGTGGCCGTCCTCTACTCTCTGCTGAAGACGGTCAGCTGGAAGAGGAGGATTGCCTCTCCGCTCATAGACGTGGAG ACTATGctgaagtttttcttgttttatgctGGAGATCTGGCCAATGTTTTCTTCGCCGTTACTGTGGGAACTGGACTTTACTGGCTCATCTTGTACAAG GCCCAACAGTTTGTATCAGTGCTGTTACCACTACCTGCTCAGGAGGGGCAGTTTGTGACGTACATTGGTTGTGCCTTTGCTCTCAAG GCTGTCCAGTTTCTCCACAAGCTGATTCTTCAGGTGTCAATTGATGTTTTCTTTATTGACTGGGAGAGGCCACGAAGCAAAGCTAACAGAACAGTGCAAG CTACTGGCGAGCCGAAACGTGACCCCTCTCCGGTCAGCATCTGGAGGACCTACTTTGTGGCTAATGAATGGAACGAGATCCAGACCATCCGCAAGATCAGCCCAACTTTTCAGATCATGGCTGTGCTCTTCTTTCTTGAA GTGCTTGGTTTCTCTAACCTGGCCCTCAGGGACCCCTGGCCAACTTTACAGCGCTCCTCACAGGCATACACCCCCTCATACAGCCTGATGCTGCGCTATGGTCTGGCAGCCACGCTGTGGCTCTGCATTGGACTTCTGCAG GTTATTTTCTTCACTGTATTTCATGAGCACTTTGTGGAGGACAAAATTCGTCAGTTTGTAGATCTCTGCTCCATCAGTAAT ATTTCTGTGCTGCTGTTATCTCACCGTTGTTTTGGCTACTACATTCATGGACGTTCAGTACATGGGCATGCAGACACAAACATGGAGGAAATGAACAACAATCTGAATAGAGAATCT GAGTCCCTGTGTGGTCAGAGAGGACTACTTCCCAACACAGAGATCCAGACCTTTCAGGTGTCTCTCACCAACCGCCTGCGGTCGCAGTATGACAGGATACGGGAGCAGATCAACAGG AGGCACGGGCCATCGCGGCTGATGGACGCGTGCTCGGCTAACCAGTTTGAACAGAGGGCCAGAGGCTACCAGACCATGAACCACTTTCTGGGATCCATTATAGACCAT GcgtatcctgacatggactatATAGTGAAGGACAAGCTGATGTTTGAGAGGGTCATAGGGATGGAGTTCCTTGAACCCAGTGAAAAAAGCATCTTTTACAATG ACGAGGCCCACTCCTTTAGTGATGTGCTGTTTTATGGGAATGAGGCCACACTGCTGATCTTTGATACTTTGTTCTTTTGCGTCGTCGACCTCGGGTCTCAGAGCTTTGTACTTGCAGCGGTGCTTACATGTGTACAGCAAATG ATATTTCGCTTGATCCGCAACACTCTCGGAAGGAAGAACCTTGTCAGAAAGACTCTGGTGGATGAGagatttctgatataa